One genomic window of Deinococcus planocerae includes the following:
- a CDS encoding PIG-L deacetylase family protein gives MISTSALLRKTLIISPHADDEVLGCGGLMHTLRETGDEVHVLIAVTADSFLWHHGGVVTGETRRQETRHACASLGVCGENVHFLYEQGDGRLDTVPQQELVMALDLLLRRLRPTAVLIPYPSFHQDHRALFQACFAALRPRAEDTVALVAMYEYPNIVWQYDQLPGGDWYLRLDEAAVEAKVEAMLCHTSQIREGPHPISPDSIRTWARYRGMEIGAPAAERFRVLRAIS, from the coding sequence ATGATCTCCACGTCCGCGCTGCTGCGCAAAACGCTGATCATCTCCCCGCACGCCGACGACGAGGTGCTGGGCTGCGGCGGCCTGATGCACACCCTGCGGGAGACGGGAGACGAAGTGCACGTCCTCATCGCGGTCACCGCCGACTCGTTCCTGTGGCACCACGGCGGGGTGGTGACCGGGGAGACCCGGCGCCAGGAGACCCGCCACGCCTGCGCCTCGCTGGGGGTGTGTGGGGAAAACGTCCACTTCCTGTACGAGCAGGGCGACGGGCGGCTCGACACCGTGCCCCAGCAGGAACTCGTGATGGCGCTCGACCTGCTGCTGCGGCGGCTGCGGCCCACCGCCGTGCTGATCCCCTACCCCTCCTTCCACCAGGACCACCGGGCGCTGTTTCAGGCGTGCTTCGCGGCGCTGCGGCCCCGCGCGGAGGACACCGTGGCCCTGGTGGCGATGTACGAGTACCCCAACATCGTCTGGCAGTACGACCAGCTTCCCGGCGGGGACTGGTACCTGCGGCTCGACGAGGCGGCGGTCGAGGCCAAGGTCGAGGCGATGCTTTGCCACACCTCCCAGATCCGCGAGGGCCCCCACCCCATCAGCCCCGACAGCATCCGCACCTGGGCGCGCTACCGCGGCATGGAGATCGGCGCGCCCGCCGCCGAGCGCTTCCGGGTCCTGCGGGCGATCTCCTGA
- the galK gene encoding galactokinase — protein sequence MSFQAVFGREPEVTASAPGRVNLLGEHTDYQGGFVLPTAIPQRANVMVARNNGREHRLHSANLKRTLTVPLGERGEDFAPYVIGCIELLGVTDALDVYIDSNVPSGGLSSSAALEVGTLRALRELYGFPQDDVELALIGQRVEHEYVGVKSGIMDQMASSLADTEHMLFLDTRSLERQVYPFPAGAEVLVIDSGVPRTLAGSGYNERRAQVEEAARLLGVRELRDVTDVSVVEALADDLLRRRARHVVLENARVLEALHADAARFGELMNASHASLKDDYEVSHPKVDELVALLQADSRVYGARMTGAGFGGALVALVPQGEAESIADGVLARYGGQGQRVVP from the coding sequence ATGAGCTTTCAGGCCGTCTTCGGACGCGAGCCCGAGGTCACGGCGAGCGCGCCGGGCCGCGTCAACCTGCTCGGCGAACACACCGACTACCAGGGAGGCTTCGTGCTGCCGACCGCCATCCCGCAGCGGGCGAACGTCATGGTGGCGCGCAACAACGGGAGGGAGCACCGCCTGCACAGCGCCAACCTCAAGCGGACCCTGACCGTGCCCCTCGGCGAGCGCGGCGAGGACTTCGCCCCCTACGTGATCGGCTGCATCGAGCTGCTCGGCGTGACGGACGCGCTCGACGTCTACATCGACAGCAACGTGCCGAGCGGCGGGTTATCGAGCAGCGCGGCGCTGGAGGTCGGCACCCTGCGGGCCCTGCGCGAGCTGTACGGGTTCCCGCAGGACGACGTGGAACTCGCTTTGATCGGCCAGCGGGTCGAGCACGAGTACGTGGGCGTGAAGTCGGGGATCATGGACCAGATGGCAAGCAGCCTCGCCGACACGGAGCACATGCTCTTCCTCGACACCCGCAGCCTGGAGCGGCAGGTCTACCCCTTCCCGGCGGGGGCGGAGGTCCTCGTGATCGACTCGGGCGTGCCGCGCACCCTGGCGGGCAGCGGCTACAACGAGCGCCGCGCCCAGGTCGAGGAGGCCGCCCGGCTCCTCGGCGTCCGCGAGCTGCGCGACGTGACGGACGTGTCCGTAGTCGAGGCTCTCGCAGATGACCTTCTGCGCCGCCGCGCCCGGCACGTCGTCCTGGAGAACGCGCGGGTGCTGGAGGCCCTGCACGCCGACGCCGCGCGCTTCGGCGAACTCATGAACGCCTCGCACGCCAGCCTGAAAGACGACTACGAGGTCTCGCACCCGAAGGTGGACGAACTCGTGGCGCTCCTCCAGGCCGACTCCCGGGTGTACGGCGCCCGGATGACCGGGGCGGGCTTCGGCGGGGCGCTCGTGGCGCTCGTGCCGCAGGGGGAGGCGGAGAGCATCGCGGACGGCGTGCTCGCGCGCTACGGCGGGCAGGGGCAGCGCGTCGTGCCGTGA
- a CDS encoding glycerol-3-phosphate dehydrogenase/oxidase: MPPLPDPRSPLLAAATAPQVWDLLVIGGGASGLGTAVEAASRGYRTLLLEAHDYAKGTSSRSTKLVHGGVRYLAQGNVGLVREALRERGLLKKNAPHLVHDLGFLIASYTWWSKPFYGIGLKVYDALAGRLNLQPSRLVGRKKALGKIPTLKEDGLKGGVLYFDGQFDDSRLAITLLRTLGDHGGVALNYAPVVGLVKEGGRVAGARFRDEETGREHEVRARAVVNATGVFVDEVRRMDDPGARDMLSPSQGVHVVVDRRFLPGDSALMVPRTDDGRVLFAVPWHEHVVIGTTDTPVPETSLEPRPQEEEVEFILSTAARYLDPAPTRADVRSVYVGLRPLVRGEKTDGAGSTAALSRDHLIRVSDSGLLTLTGGKWTTYRHMGEDVVDRAAALAGLPERLSLTRGLPLHGWSPPEETAGRPDHLRVYGSDAERIQALPGADRLLHPELPYTEAELRWGVREESARTVEDLLSRRTRALLLGARASLEAAPRAAALLAEELGRDEAWQEAQVRSYREVAQGYLLA; this comes from the coding sequence ATGCCCCCGCTCCCCGACCCCCGCTCTCCCCTCCTCGCCGCCGCCACCGCCCCGCAGGTCTGGGACCTCCTCGTGATCGGCGGGGGCGCCTCGGGCCTGGGCACCGCCGTCGAGGCGGCCTCGCGCGGCTACCGCACCCTGCTCCTGGAGGCCCACGACTACGCCAAGGGCACGTCCAGCCGCTCGACGAAGCTCGTCCACGGCGGCGTGCGTTACCTCGCCCAGGGAAACGTCGGGCTGGTGCGCGAGGCCCTGCGCGAGCGCGGCCTGCTGAAGAAGAACGCGCCGCACCTCGTCCACGACCTCGGCTTCCTGATCGCCTCCTACACGTGGTGGTCGAAACCCTTCTACGGAATCGGGCTCAAGGTGTACGACGCGCTCGCCGGGCGGCTGAACCTCCAGCCCAGCCGCCTCGTGGGGCGAAAGAAGGCGCTCGGCAAGATTCCGACCCTCAAGGAGGACGGTTTGAAGGGCGGCGTCCTGTACTTCGACGGGCAGTTCGACGACTCGCGGCTGGCGATCACCCTGCTGCGGACCCTGGGGGACCACGGCGGGGTGGCGCTCAACTACGCCCCGGTGGTCGGGCTCGTCAAGGAGGGGGGCCGGGTCGCCGGAGCCCGCTTCCGCGACGAGGAGACCGGGCGGGAGCACGAGGTTCGGGCGCGGGCGGTGGTGAACGCGACGGGCGTCTTCGTGGACGAGGTGCGCCGGATGGACGACCCCGGGGCGCGCGACATGCTCTCGCCCAGCCAGGGGGTGCACGTGGTCGTGGACCGCCGCTTCCTGCCGGGCGACAGCGCCCTGATGGTCCCGCGCACGGACGACGGGCGGGTGCTCTTCGCGGTGCCGTGGCACGAGCACGTGGTGATCGGCACGACCGACACGCCCGTGCCCGAGACGAGCCTGGAACCCCGGCCCCAGGAGGAGGAGGTCGAGTTCATCCTGAGCACCGCCGCGCGTTACCTCGACCCCGCCCCCACCCGCGCCGACGTGCGCAGCGTGTACGTGGGCCTGCGCCCGCTCGTGCGGGGCGAGAAGACCGACGGGGCGGGCTCCACGGCGGCCCTCTCGCGCGACCACCTCATCCGGGTCTCGGACTCGGGGCTGCTCACCCTGACGGGCGGCAAGTGGACGACCTACCGCCACATGGGCGAGGACGTGGTGGACCGCGCCGCCGCCCTCGCCGGGCTGCCGGAGCGCCTGAGCCTCACGCGGGGCCTGCCCCTCCACGGCTGGAGCCCCCCCGAGGAGACGGCGGGGCGACCCGATCACCTGCGGGTCTACGGCTCGGACGCGGAGAGGATTCAGGCCCTGCCCGGAGCCGACCGTCTCCTCCACCCCGAGTTGCCCTACACCGAGGCGGAGCTGCGCTGGGGCGTGCGGGAGGAGAGTGCGCGCACCGTCGAGGACCTGCTCTCCCGGCGCACCCGGGCCCTGCTGCTGGGCGCCCGCGCGAGCCTGGAGGCCGCCCCCCGCGCCGCCGCCCTCCTCGCCGAGGAGCTGGGACGGGACGAGGCGTGGCAGGAGGCGCAGGTGCGCTCGTACCGCGAGGTGGCGCAGGGGTACCTCCTGGCCTGA
- the glpK gene encoding glycerol kinase GlpK has protein sequence MSQYILALDQGTTSSRAIVFDREGSVVAAAQKEFAQLFPRPGWVEHDPLEIWSTQSGVAQEAITRAGLRAGDIAAIGITNQRETVVVWDRATGQPVHPAIVWQDRRTAPLCDALRAQGHETTFQAKTGLVLDPYFSGTKVAWMLDHVPGARERAEKGELAFGTVDSWLVYNLTGGERHLTDVTNASRTLMFNLRTGDWDDELLALLNVPRALLPEVRGSSEVYGQTAEGLFGSRIPIAGIAGDQQAATFGQACLDKGMAKNTYGTGCFMLMNTAGEAVPSRHKLLTTVAWQLGEKRTYALEGSVFVAGAVVQWLRDGLGIIRESREVEALATSVESSGGVFLVPAFVGLGAPYWDPYARGTMVGLTRGTTSAHIARAALESIAFQSAELLGAMRQDSGGELRELRVDGGASLNNLMMQFQADILGVPVVRPRVTETTALGAAYLAGLAVGYWSGQEEIARQWGAERTFEPAMDADERGHRLSRWRRAVERSRAWEEPEG, from the coding sequence ATGTCCCAGTACATCCTCGCGCTCGACCAGGGCACCACCTCCAGCCGCGCCATCGTCTTCGACCGGGAGGGTTCGGTTGTGGCAGCGGCCCAGAAAGAGTTCGCGCAACTCTTTCCCCGCCCCGGCTGGGTCGAGCACGATCCCCTGGAAATCTGGAGCACCCAGAGCGGCGTGGCGCAGGAGGCGATCACGCGGGCGGGGCTGCGCGCCGGGGACATCGCCGCCATCGGCATCACCAACCAGCGCGAGACCGTGGTGGTGTGGGACCGGGCCACGGGGCAACCCGTCCACCCCGCCATCGTCTGGCAGGACCGCCGCACCGCGCCCCTGTGCGACGCGTTGCGGGCGCAGGGGCATGAGACGACCTTCCAGGCGAAGACGGGCCTCGTCCTCGACCCCTACTTCAGCGGCACGAAGGTGGCGTGGATGCTCGACCATGTGCCGGGCGCGCGCGAGCGGGCCGAGAAGGGAGAACTCGCCTTCGGCACCGTGGATTCGTGGCTCGTTTACAACCTCACGGGGGGGGAGCGGCACCTCACCGACGTGACGAACGCCAGCCGCACCCTGATGTTCAACCTCCGCACCGGGGACTGGGACGACGAGCTGCTCGCCCTGCTCAACGTGCCGCGCGCCCTCCTGCCCGAGGTCAGGGGCAGCAGCGAGGTCTACGGGCAGACGGCAGAGGGCCTCTTTGGCAGCCGCATCCCCATCGCCGGGATCGCGGGGGACCAGCAGGCGGCGACCTTCGGGCAGGCGTGCCTGGACAAGGGCATGGCGAAAAATACCTACGGCACCGGCTGCTTCATGCTGATGAACACGGCGGGCGAGGCGGTGCCGAGCCGCCACAAGCTCCTCACCACCGTCGCGTGGCAACTGGGGGAGAAGCGCACCTACGCGCTCGAAGGCAGCGTCTTCGTGGCGGGCGCGGTCGTCCAGTGGCTGCGCGACGGGCTGGGAATCATCCGCGAGAGCCGCGAGGTCGAGGCGCTGGCGACGAGCGTGGAGTCGTCGGGGGGCGTCTTTCTGGTGCCCGCCTTCGTGGGGTTGGGAGCGCCGTACTGGGACCCCTATGCCCGCGGAACGATGGTCGGCCTCACGCGCGGCACCACGTCCGCGCACATCGCCCGCGCCGCGCTCGAATCCATCGCCTTCCAGTCGGCGGAACTGCTGGGCGCCATGCGGCAAGACAGCGGGGGCGAACTGCGCGAGCTGCGGGTGGACGGCGGCGCCAGCCTCAACAACCTGATGATGCAGTTCCAGGCCGACATTCTCGGCGTGCCCGTCGTGCGCCCACGGGTGACGGAGACGACCGCCCTGGGCGCCGCGTACCTCGCCGGGCTGGCGGTCGGGTACTGGTCCGGCCAGGAGGAGATCGCCCGGCAATGGGGGGCGGAGCGGACCTTCGAGCCGGCAATGGACGCGGACGAGCGCGGGCACCGCCTGAGCCGCTGGCGCCGGGCGGTCGAGCGCAGCCGGGCGTGGGAGGAACCGGAGGGCTGA
- a CDS encoding LCP family protein, whose protein sequence is MRRRWPWAVLLLVALGGAGGYLYSEKQETGEIARAVWQELPGKGDPEEAQAEPLFQDLKPEKLGAAEATQQPPAPARQPEPAEAPTAAPPVPQPSEKTTAEPKQTATKAPATPTPPPVRTANAAVPASTPTPRSTEAPPAAPEPKPATKEEVKAAQPTPASPPVSAAPKPTPAPAQETATDTRPAPSPAAPAPPPAARTTGQDDGGSMRPNPFSNNVHVLLIANDQEKIGEGRADSIMLVTLNPDRKVATLLSIPRDTRVAIPGHGMDKVNHAYRFGGAALLNRTLQRFLGFPFQYYAEISYGGFRNMIDQVGGVDVEVPFSFDYEGYHFEKGPMHLDGKTALAYSRMRKLDPRGAFGREDRHQQIVRALMERLADIPVGDTVRMNAFARELIPYVRTDLGPRKIVTLRRAHPYADKPPVKLNVRGHGQMMNGIYYYIVNDAERRRLHLALR, encoded by the coding sequence ATGAGGCGGCGGTGGCCGTGGGCGGTCTTGCTTCTCGTGGCGCTCGGGGGTGCGGGAGGCTACCTGTACAGCGAGAAGCAGGAGACCGGCGAGATCGCCCGCGCGGTGTGGCAGGAGCTGCCCGGCAAGGGCGATCCCGAGGAGGCGCAGGCCGAGCCGCTGTTCCAGGACCTGAAGCCTGAGAAGTTGGGAGCCGCCGAGGCCACGCAACAACCCCCTGCCCCAGCCCGGCAACCCGAGCCGGCTGAGGCACCGACCGCCGCCCCTCCGGTGCCTCAGCCCAGCGAAAAGACGACCGCTGAGCCCAAGCAAACCGCAACGAAGGCTCCCGCAACCCCCACGCCGCCCCCGGTCAGGACGGCGAACGCGGCAGTGCCCGCCTCCACTCCCACGCCACGCTCCACCGAGGCGCCGCCGGCTGCTCCCGAGCCGAAGCCCGCGACGAAGGAGGAGGTCAAGGCCGCCCAGCCGACCCCCGCCTCGCCGCCCGTCAGCGCCGCGCCCAAGCCCACCCCGGCCCCAGCCCAGGAGACCGCCACAGACACCCGACCGGCTCCGAGCCCGGCGGCCCCCGCGCCCCCGCCAGCCGCGCGCACGACCGGGCAGGACGACGGCGGGAGCATGCGGCCCAACCCCTTTTCCAACAACGTGCACGTGCTCCTGATCGCCAACGACCAGGAGAAAATCGGCGAGGGCCGGGCCGACTCGATCATGCTCGTCACGCTCAACCCGGACCGAAAGGTCGCGACGCTGCTGAGCATTCCGCGTGACACGCGGGTGGCTATCCCGGGGCACGGGATGGACAAGGTGAATCACGCCTACCGCTTCGGGGGGGCCGCGCTGCTCAACCGCACCCTGCAACGCTTCCTGGGCTTTCCCTTCCAGTACTACGCGGAGATCAGTTACGGCGGCTTCCGCAACATGATCGATCAGGTGGGCGGGGTAGATGTGGAGGTGCCCTTCTCCTTCGACTACGAGGGCTACCACTTCGAGAAGGGGCCGATGCACCTCGACGGCAAGACCGCCCTCGCCTACAGCCGGATGCGCAAGCTCGACCCCCGCGGCGCCTTCGGGCGCGAGGACCGTCACCAGCAGATCGTGCGCGCCCTGATGGAGCGGCTGGCCGACATCCCGGTGGGCGACACCGTGCGCATGAACGCCTTCGCCCGCGAGCTTATCCCCTACGTCCGCACCGACCTGGGGCCGCGCAAGATCGTGACCCTGCGCCGCGCCCACCCCTACGCCGACAAACCGCCCGTCAAGCTCAATGTGCGCGGGCACGGGCAGATGATGAACGGCATCTACTACTACATCGTCAACGACGCGGAACGGCGGCGCCTGCACCTCGCCCTGCGGTAG
- a CDS encoding CRISPR-associated helicase/endonuclease Cas3, whose product MSADLPPLGPAARSLWAKSDRGARPGQWLPVLHHLLDVAACAWEVLAREPARTGDLLAGDLGVDAELARRWTCALAGLHDLGKASPAFQQLWDAGAARVRVHLRVPTTQPAVPHGVVTQERLGGLLPLACGWPADLARHVGDAVGCHHGRRADPGHLSDRDHGGAEWVGVQLELVDAVFAAFGLLDAPPPPVEALTGAAFMRLAGLTSFADWVGSSFPLPDRVDELAFTDPGAYLERARSRARAALDDIGWTTREPLRPDLPDLGTAFAYIGGFGARSLQTLLAGQVAQGADDPRPLLALVEAPMGEGKTEAALYAFLGLQNALGHRGLYVALPTQATGNAMYDRLLKFLDWQLRGQARTVTVDLQLLHGGAELHARHGERRARTRTLRQQRLTTHPNAPGDPAEADAFRVTAEGWFAHRKRALLSEYGVGTVDQALLGVLAVPHQFVRLWGLGNRVVVLDEVHAYDTYTTRLIHALVAWLRALGSSVIVMSATLPRETRLDLLKAWGTPESGEAEYPRLTLARAGETRAATHHVPGPRRELNVRLQPLDPNPSAVARQAVDLASVGGCVAVIVNTVQRAQDVFVAVRDLLGDRCQTVRRGSKHPERVGVHLFHARYPVAERADREERVLRYLGPQPATYRRGDEEITGEVRPARFILIATQVAEQSLDFDADVMVSDLAPVDLLLQRAGRLHRHAGNTRRRGPHSPATLHVAGLGEWPGAALGEHRWKYVYAPALLYRTWHALRGREWLRLPDDLDPLVQGVYACPPLDGLTPEQTATLAAADADLTSRTTNEATLGGGAHLGLPGDFLSRSPTAPQADPDGEPPQDDDHAEDAPQLGTRLGERSVRIVLLHRRDGSVWLDADGREKPCLHNLRKDDWDTARRIYERSLQVTRPDIVSGIEAHVSTNGLRLGGEHQGWAAHPLLRGCLPLVLTGGEATLGRTRVRLDDELGVVYERVG is encoded by the coding sequence ATGTCCGCCGATCTGCCGCCCCTGGGCCCCGCCGCCCGGAGCCTCTGGGCCAAGAGCGACCGGGGCGCCCGGCCCGGCCAGTGGCTCCCCGTCCTGCACCACCTCCTCGACGTGGCCGCCTGCGCGTGGGAAGTGCTGGCCCGCGAGCCCGCCCGCACGGGCGACCTCCTCGCCGGGGACCTGGGCGTGGATGCCGAACTCGCCCGGCGCTGGACCTGCGCCCTGGCGGGACTCCACGACCTCGGCAAGGCCAGCCCCGCCTTTCAGCAACTCTGGGACGCGGGGGCGGCCCGGGTTCGCGTTCACCTGCGGGTGCCGACCACCCAGCCCGCCGTCCCACACGGGGTCGTCACCCAGGAGCGGCTGGGCGGCCTGCTTCCCCTCGCCTGCGGCTGGCCCGCCGACCTCGCCCGACACGTAGGGGACGCGGTGGGCTGCCACCACGGACGGCGCGCGGACCCCGGCCACCTGAGCGACCGCGACCACGGCGGCGCCGAGTGGGTAGGCGTACAGCTTGAACTCGTGGACGCGGTGTTCGCCGCCTTCGGACTGCTGGACGCGCCACCTCCGCCCGTGGAGGCGCTGACGGGCGCGGCCTTCATGCGCCTCGCCGGGCTGACGAGCTTCGCGGACTGGGTGGGCAGCAGCTTCCCCCTTCCGGATCGGGTGGACGAGCTGGCCTTCACCGACCCGGGGGCGTACCTGGAGCGGGCCCGCTCAAGAGCCCGCGCGGCCCTCGACGACATCGGCTGGACGACGCGCGAGCCCCTGCGCCCCGACCTCCCCGACCTGGGGACGGCCTTCGCCTACATCGGGGGCTTCGGGGCGAGGTCCCTGCAAACCCTGCTCGCGGGGCAGGTGGCCCAGGGCGCGGACGACCCCCGCCCCCTCCTCGCGCTGGTGGAGGCGCCGATGGGGGAGGGCAAGACGGAGGCGGCGCTGTACGCCTTCCTGGGCCTCCAGAACGCGCTGGGGCACCGGGGCCTGTACGTCGCGCTGCCCACCCAGGCGACCGGGAACGCGATGTACGACCGACTGCTGAAGTTTCTGGACTGGCAGCTCCGGGGGCAGGCGCGCACCGTCACCGTGGACCTGCAACTCCTGCACGGCGGCGCGGAACTCCACGCCCGGCACGGGGAGAGGCGGGCCCGCACCCGCACGCTCAGGCAACAGCGCCTGACCACCCACCCCAACGCCCCCGGCGACCCCGCCGAGGCGGATGCCTTCCGCGTCACCGCCGAGGGGTGGTTCGCCCACCGCAAACGCGCGCTCCTGAGCGAGTACGGGGTCGGCACCGTCGATCAGGCGCTGCTCGGGGTGCTGGCCGTGCCCCACCAGTTCGTGCGGCTGTGGGGCCTGGGCAACCGGGTCGTCGTGCTCGACGAGGTGCACGCCTACGACACCTACACCACCCGCCTGATCCACGCCCTCGTCGCGTGGCTGCGCGCCCTGGGGTCGAGCGTGATCGTGATGAGCGCGACGCTGCCCCGGGAAACCCGCCTCGACCTCCTGAAAGCCTGGGGCACGCCCGAGAGCGGGGAGGCCGAGTATCCCCGCCTCACCCTCGCCCGCGCGGGGGAGACCCGGGCCGCCACGCACCACGTCCCCGGCCCGCGCCGTGAGTTGAACGTGCGTTTGCAGCCTCTCGACCCCAACCCGTCCGCCGTCGCCCGGCAGGCCGTGGACCTCGCCTCGGTGGGCGGCTGCGTGGCCGTGATCGTCAACACCGTGCAGCGGGCCCAGGACGTGTTCGTGGCGGTGCGCGACCTCCTCGGCGACCGTTGCCAAACGGTGCGGCGCGGCTCGAAACATCCCGAACGGGTGGGCGTCCACCTCTTCCACGCCCGCTATCCGGTGGCGGAACGCGCCGACCGCGAGGAACGCGTGCTGCGCTACCTCGGCCCTCAGCCCGCCACGTACCGCAGGGGGGACGAGGAGATCACGGGGGAGGTCCGCCCCGCCCGCTTCATCCTGATCGCCACCCAGGTCGCCGAGCAGAGCCTCGACTTCGACGCGGACGTGATGGTCAGCGACCTCGCGCCCGTGGACCTGCTGCTCCAGCGGGCTGGGCGCCTGCACCGCCACGCGGGGAACACCCGTCGGCGCGGCCCGCACAGCCCTGCCACCCTGCACGTCGCGGGCCTGGGCGAGTGGCCCGGGGCGGCGCTCGGCGAGCACAGGTGGAAGTACGTCTACGCCCCGGCCCTGCTCTACCGCACCTGGCACGCCCTGCGGGGCCGCGAGTGGCTGCGCCTCCCCGACGACCTCGACCCGCTCGTGCAGGGCGTCTACGCCTGCCCCCCTCTGGATGGGCTCACCCCCGAGCAGACCGCGACCCTGGCCGCCGCCGACGCCGACCTGACCTCCCGCACCACGAACGAGGCCACCCTGGGCGGCGGGGCGCACCTCGGTCTCCCGGGAGACTTCCTGTCCCGTTCCCCCACGGCTCCGCAAGCCGACCCGGACGGCGAGCCTCCCCAGGACGACGACCACGCCGAGGACGCGCCTCAACTGGGCACCCGCCTGGGCGAGCGCAGCGTGCGGATCGTCCTCCTGCACCGCCGTGACGGCTCGGTCTGGCTCGACGCCGATGGACGCGAGAAACCGTGCCTCCACAATCTCCGCAAGGACGACTGGGACACCGCCCGGCGCATCTACGAGCGCAGCCTCCAGGTCACGCGCCCGGACATCGTGTCCGGCATCGAGGCTCATGTGAGTACGAACGGCCTGCGGCTGGGCGGCGAGCATCAGGGCTGGGCCGCCCACCCCCTGCTGCGCGGCTGCCTGCCCCTCGTCCTGACCGGCGGCGAGGCCACGCTGGGCCGCACCCGCGTCCGCCTCGACGACGAACTGGGGGTGGTCTACGAGCGCGTCGGTTAG
- a CDS encoding tetratricopeptide repeat protein: MPRPPAAFVSDEELALSVPALVEGGRADLALRTLWLAADGAPDLDRFARLLDLLALLPPQTRSSGPGVRLHLRLLTGLRRAGDSLDAVEAARDAGLGAHFLNVYRAWALSQQERFGEALETLKPALSESLDTEPDAGPETGGLTRFEDTLGWRVRARSLAALGQGGWREGYARARLHATGRALALVWLEEGATLSGRGDVQGALRAYTQALPLVERDPYYHALALHNLGLVCLRDCRFGEAEAYFGRVSGVGRAAAFRARALCGEGAVRRALGEWDRAAWAYRAALELQAEDDDRQQAWRGLGHTLRLSGRARSAVEWLTRATTATPGDRQTGRSWVFVDVAAAYAALGDVSAAHEALGLIPPLTGEDADRERIVRAELARQGGDLAGALSHLGGLNLQTLWAREEAHAFPELFSPLPDPATRPAPLPRAERTHVTVRALGPLDVRVNGRPVPVGPASRAGVLLVALLEAGGRAGTGELALAVSSREDRCERHGKQAVSRIAGELRRALGWEGSVQARSGAYFLDPAAEWDYDVRSALEAGQPIEAFLSGVTLPWVLDRETQLRQKDSDHLH; this comes from the coding sequence GTGCCGCGCCCGCCCGCCGCGTTCGTGTCCGACGAGGAACTCGCCCTGTCCGTCCCGGCCCTGGTGGAGGGGGGCCGGGCGGACCTCGCGTTGCGGACCCTGTGGCTCGCCGCCGACGGGGCACCGGACCTCGACCGTTTCGCGCGGCTGCTGGACCTCCTCGCTCTCCTGCCCCCGCAGACGCGGAGCAGCGGGCCGGGCGTGCGCCTCCACCTGCGGCTCCTGACCGGCCTGCGGCGGGCCGGGGACTCGCTGGACGCGGTGGAGGCCGCCCGCGACGCCGGGCTGGGTGCTCACTTCCTGAACGTCTACCGGGCCTGGGCGCTCTCGCAGCAGGAGCGGTTCGGAGAGGCGCTGGAGACGTTGAAACCCGCCCTGAGCGAATCGCTGGACACCGAGCCGGACGCCGGGCCGGAGACCGGGGGGCTCACCCGCTTCGAGGACACCCTGGGCTGGCGGGTGCGGGCCCGCTCGCTGGCGGCGCTGGGACAGGGCGGCTGGCGGGAGGGGTACGCCCGGGCGCGCCTCCACGCCACGGGGCGGGCGCTGGCCCTGGTGTGGCTGGAGGAGGGCGCGACCCTGAGCGGACGCGGGGACGTGCAGGGCGCCCTGCGCGCGTACACCCAGGCGCTGCCCCTCGTCGAGCGCGACCCGTATTACCACGCGCTCGCCCTGCACAACCTGGGGCTGGTGTGTCTGCGCGACTGCCGTTTCGGGGAGGCCGAGGCCTATTTCGGGCGGGTGAGCGGGGTGGGGCGCGCGGCGGCCTTTCGCGCCCGCGCCCTGTGCGGGGAGGGGGCCGTGCGCCGCGCCCTGGGCGAGTGGGACCGCGCCGCCTGGGCCTACCGCGCCGCGCTCGAATTGCAGGCCGAGGACGACGACCGCCAGCAGGCGTGGCGCGGCCTGGGCCACACCCTGCGCCTCTCGGGCCGGGCCCGCAGCGCCGTGGAGTGGCTCACCCGCGCCACGACCGCGACCCCCGGCGACCGGCAGACGGGCCGCTCGTGGGTCTTCGTGGACGTGGCCGCCGCGTACGCCGCGCTCGGGGACGTTTCCGCCGCTCACGAAGCCCTCGGGCTCATCCCTCCCCTCACGGGCGAGGACGCCGACCGGGAGAGGATCGTGCGCGCCGAACTCGCCCGGCAGGGGGGCGACCTCGCCGGGGCGCTCTCCCACCTGGGCGGCCTGAATCTTCAAACCCTCTGGGCGCGGGAGGAGGCGCACGCCTTCCCGGAGCTGTTCTCTCCCCTGCCCGACCCGGCGACCCGCCCGGCCCCGCTGCCTCGTGCCGAGCGCACTCACGTCACCGTCCGGGCCCTCGGCCCCCTCGACGTGCGGGTGAATGGGCGCCCGGTGCCGGTCGGGCCGGCCTCGCGGGCGGGCGTGCTGCTCGTCGCGCTGCTGGAGGCGGGGGGGCGGGCCGGGACCGGGGAACTCGCCCTCGCCGTCTCCAGCCGTGAGGACCGATGCGAGCGGCACGGCAAGCAGGCGGTGTCGCGCATCGCGGGCGAGTTGCGCCGCGCCCTGGGTTGGGAGGGCAGCGTGCAGGCCCGCTCCGGCGCGTACTTCCTCGACCCGGCGGCGGAGTGGGACTACGACGTGCGGAGCGCTCTGGAAGCGGGCCAGCCCATCGAGGCTTTCCTGAGCGGCGTCACCCTCCCCTGGGTGCTGGACCGGGAGACCCAGTTGCGTCAGAAGGACTCAGATCATTTGCACTGA